A part of Thermocladium sp. ECH_B genomic DNA contains:
- a CDS encoding methylisocitrate lyase, which translates to MDPILFRRGLDKSEIRRRFRERLNKDGIIIAPGVFLPITAIMAAEEGFEAMYFGGAAFSNMLGLPDLGVFTLTEMATQVSYISSTVDLPLIVDADTGFGETINVARTVRSMEDAGAAAIHIEDQEFPKKCGHLSGKRVVSMDEMIKKIRAAVDARRDENFIIIARTDARDVNGLDDAIERANAYVEAGADMIFPESLHDEEEFRTVAQRVKAPLLANMTEFGKTPYITAKRFEELGYKVVIFPVTTFRYAMGAVRKALRTLKNEGTQKSLLGDMMSREEIYQLIGYWDYEKWDRDIVEKASKTYSRRINIH; encoded by the coding sequence ATGGACCCAATCCTATTCAGAAGAGGACTAGATAAGTCGGAGATAAGAAGGCGATTCAGGGAAAGGCTCAATAAGGATGGAATAATAATTGCTCCAGGCGTTTTTCTCCCTATAACTGCAATTATGGCGGCCGAAGAGGGCTTTGAGGCAATGTACTTCGGAGGAGCCGCATTCTCTAATATGCTTGGATTACCTGACCTAGGCGTATTCACGCTGACGGAGATGGCTACTCAAGTCTCGTATATATCCAGCACAGTGGATCTACCGCTTATAGTTGATGCGGATACTGGGTTTGGAGAGACAATAAATGTCGCCAGAACTGTGCGAAGCATGGAGGATGCAGGCGCAGCCGCGATTCATATAGAGGACCAGGAATTCCCGAAAAAATGCGGCCACCTAAGCGGTAAAAGAGTCGTTTCAATGGATGAAATGATAAAGAAAATACGGGCCGCAGTCGATGCCAGGCGTGATGAGAACTTCATAATAATAGCTAGAACCGATGCAAGGGACGTAAATGGACTCGATGATGCGATTGAGAGAGCAAATGCGTATGTGGAGGCTGGAGCCGATATGATTTTCCCGGAGTCTCTTCATGATGAGGAGGAGTTCAGAACAGTGGCTCAGAGAGTTAAGGCTCCTCTCCTCGCCAATATGACGGAATTCGGCAAGACGCCTTATATAACTGCAAAACGCTTTGAGGAGCTTGGCTATAAGGTAGTTATTTTTCCAGTAACCACGTTTAGGTATGCAATGGGGGCTGTGAGAAAGGCGTTAAGGACTCTTAAGAATGAGGGCACACAGAAATCATTATTGGGCGATATGATGAGTAGGGAGGAGATTTACCAATTAATAGGTTACTGGGACTATGAGAAGTGGGATAGAGATATAGTGGAGAAAGCAAGTAAAACATATAGTCGGAGAATTAATATTCATTAA